In Schizosaccharomyces osmophilus chromosome 2, complete sequence, the following proteins share a genomic window:
- the cam2 gene encoding myosin I light chain Cam2, producing MAPSKEQMDEMKEAFTLYDIDRDGLIPSSHVGSVLRSLGINVSDAELTKLSSEIGDAIDEKKFINFAKLKLNETESEEEFVKAFTVFDADNSGYIETAKFAEYMMTLGEKLPEHEVQLMVQEADPTNSGSFNYHEFVQRIMAK from the coding sequence ATGGCTCCTTCAAAAGAACAGATggatgaaatgaaagaggCATTTACCCTATATGATATTGATAGAGATGGACTTATTCCCTCAAGCCATGTGGGCTCCGTACTAAGAAGCTTGGGTATCAATGTTTCAGATGCTGAATTAACAAAGTTATCCAGCGAGATCGGTGACGCtattgatgaaaagaagtttataaattttgctaaattaaaattaaacGAGACTGaatctgaagaagaatttgtgAAAGCTTTTACTGTCTTTGATGCGGACAATAGCGGTTACATCGAAACTGCCAAATTTGCCGAGTACATGATGACCTTAGGAGAAAAGTTACCTGAGCATGAAGTCCAGCTGATGGTCCAGGAAGCTGATCCTACTAATTCAGGTAGTTTCAATTATCACGAATTCGTGCAACGCATCATGGCTAAgtaa
- the cbf5 gene encoding pseudouridine synthase Cbf5: MAESKSETEFKIQPEAISASKINTEEWPLLLKNFDKLLVRTGHYTPIPCGSNPLKRPIADYVSSGVMNLDKPANPSSHEVVAWVKKILRVEKTGHSGTLDPKVTGCLIICNDRATRLVKSQQSAGKEYVCILRLHDAIENERKLASSIETLTGALFQRPPLISAVKRQLRIRSIYESKLVEFDEDRNLAIFWASCEAGTYMRTLCVHLGLLLGVGAHMQELRRVRSGCLSENDDIITMHDILDAQWVYDNTRDESYLRRVIRPLESLLVGYKRVVVKDSAVNAVCYGAKLMIPGLLRYESGIEVNEEVVLMTTKGEAIAVGIAQMSTVELSTCDHGVVAKVKRCIMERDLYPRRWGLGPQSMKKKSMKKDGKLDKFGRPNENTPSEWSKSYIDYNDPNAPAATAVAAPTPVPEAVPEHAPAVEADAEKKDESSKKRKSESEDDDAAKKEEKRRKKEEKKEKKEKKEDKKEKKEKKDKKEKKKSE; encoded by the coding sequence ATGGCAGAATCGAAATCAGAGACTGAATTTAAGATCCAGCCCGAAGCCATTTCGGCTAGCAAAATCAACACTGAAGAATGGCCTTTGCTGTTGAAAAACTTTGACAAGCTTCTTGTCCGTACTGGCCATTATACTCCTATCCCTTGTGGTAGCAACCCTTTAAAGCGCCCAATTGCTGACTATGTCTCCTCTGGTGTGATGAATCTGGACAAGCCAGCAAATCCATCTTCTCACGAAGTTGTCGCCTGggtgaaaaaaattcttcgTGTCGAGAAGACTGGCCACAGTGGTACTTTGGATCCCAAGGTCACTGGTTGCTTGATTATTTGCAATGACCGCGCCACTCGTCTTGTAAAATCCCAACAAAGCGCTGGTAAGGAGTACGTCTGTATTTTGCGTCTTCACGATGCTATCGAGAACGAGCGCAAGCTTGCTTCCTCTATCGAGACCCTCACCGGTGCCTTGTTCCAGCGTCCTCCTTTAATTTCCGCTGTTAAGCGTCAATTGCGTATCCGTAGCATTTACGAATCCAAGTTGGTTGAATTTGACGAAGATAGAAATCTTGCCATCTTTTGGGCCAGCTGTGAAGCTGGTACGTACATGCGTACCCTTTGTGTTCACCTTGGTCTTTTGCTTGGTGTTGGTGCTCATATGCAAGAACTTCGTCGTGTCCGTTCTGGTTGTTTGTCTGAAAACGACGACATCATTACCATGCACGATATCTTAGATGCCCAATGGGTTTATGACAACACTCGTGATGAATCTTACTTGCGTCGTGTCATTCGCCCCTTGGAGTCTCTCCTTGTTGGCTATAAGCGTGTTGTCGTTAAAGACAGTGCTGTGAACGCTGTTTGCTACGGTGCCAAGTTGATGATTCCTGGCCTTCTCCGCTATGAGTCTGGCATCGAAGTAAACGAGGAAGTTGTCCTTATGACCACTAAGGGTGAAGCTATTGCTGTCGGTATTGCTCAAATGTCTACTGTTGAGCTTTCGACTTGCGACCATGGCGTTGTTGCCAAGGTGAAGCGTTGCATCATGGAACGTGATCTTTATCCCAGACGTTGGGGTCTTGGTCCTCAAAGcatgaagaagaagagtaTGAAGAAGGATGGTAAGCTTGACAAGTTTGGCCGTCCCAACGAAAATACCCCTTCCGAATGGTCCAAGAGCTACATTGACTACAACGACCCTAATGCTCCTGCTGCTACTGCAGTGGCTGCCCCAACTCCAGTTCCCGAGGCTGTTCCTGAGCATGCTCCTGCCGTTGAAGCTGATGCCGAGAAGAAGGACGAGTCTTCTAAGAAGCGCAAGTCTGAATCTGAAGACGATGACGCTGCCAAGAAGGAGGAAAAAAGAcggaagaaggaagaaaagaaggaaaagaaggaaaagaaagaagacaagaaagagaagaaggagaagaaagacaaaaaggaaaagaaaaagtcagAGTAA
- the mrps9 gene encoding mitochondrial ribosomal protein subunit S9 → MFQALTRIKGFPRLPKYPVALPLTPKWNFRGFHLVPESSSYFTSNARFNEVCLYLEDLLKYAPKIYAEVTPEIQWKTLRQYQNDFSDPKTSRVGYRRIVELLDSLNKISPSFRTGSIQQVIDRFTRPSTQGLQNQRKVMPDEKGLVMATGRRKSSKATVKIIRGTGEVFVNGFPLASYFQRLAHRRHALYPLVATNTLTKYNVWMVVHGGGPTGQSGAIHSAVSKALKIHNIFLEGPLREAGCVENDKRKVERKKTGQPKARKKYTWVKR, encoded by the coding sequence ATGTTCCAAGCATTGACTCGCATAAAGGGTTTCCCAAGACTTCCTAAATACCCGGTGGCCCTGCCATTGACTCCAAAATGGAACTTTCGAGGGTTTCATCTTGTTCCGGAAAGCTCATCGTATTTTACGTCGAACGCGCGTTTTAATGAAGTTTGTTTGTATTTGGAAGATCTCCTAAAGTATGCTCCGAAAATATACGCGGAAGTAACCCCCGAAATACAATGGAAAACATTACGGCAATATCAAAACGACTTTTCAGATCCAAAAACGTCGAGAGTGGGCTATAGAAGGATTGTTGAACTTCTTGATTCTCTGAATAAGATTTCTCCATCTTTTAGAACTGGATCGATTCAACAAGTGATTGATAGATTTACTCGTCCTTCTACCCAGGGACTTCAGAATCAGAGGAAGGTTATGCCTGACGAAAAAGGCCTAGTTATGGCAACAGGAAGACGCAAAAGTAGTAAAGCAACAGTGAAGATTATTCGTGGGACTGGAGAAGTGTTCGTCAACGGTTTTCCCCTGGCCTCATACTTTCAACGCCTTGCACATCGACGACATGCCCTATATCCTTTGGTGGCTACCAACACTCTTACTAAATACAATGTTTGGATGGTCGTCCACGGCGGTGGGCCGACCGGTCAGAGCGGAGCTATCCATTCAGCAGTATCAAAAGCCTTGAAGATTCACAATATTTTCCTAGAAGGTCCTCTTCGTGAAGCCGGTTGCGTCGAAAATGATAAGCGAAAGGTGGAACGGAAAAAGACTGGACAACCAAAGGCAAGAAAGAAGTATACCTGGGTCAAGCGTTAA
- a CDS encoding translation elongation factor EF-1 gamma subunit, which translates to MSVGTVYGNTLSFRVATAMSTAAVAGIKVDNKEVAFGDFPADLAAKFPQKKVPVFVGQDGYLLSQAIAIALYFASFDKTGVLLGQAAEEKAKIFQYVSYFNTEFASAGLPWTLGRLIGPYNANVEKQAQASVAAELTVLNELLADKTYLVGSRLTLADVFAVNSLSCVIRFVLTKSELAKYAHVQRYYSTMYHQCGLDSIIGPLSFVEKMPEIPKPKAKEEPKPKEEPKKEQKPAEAAAPAPKPKHPLAALPNGELNIEEFKRVYTNQDTRTGSLPWFFEHFDPENYSVWKIDYAYPEDLKQAVFMTCNLIGGFFQRLEASRKFIFGCCLVIGENGDNTITGAFVIKGQDHVPAFEVAPDWESYSFSKLDVSKPEDKAFIEDAWSWDKPMFGREVADGKVCK; encoded by the exons ATGTCTGTCGGTACTGTCTACGGAAATACTCTCTCTTTTCGCGTGGCTACTGCTATGTCTACCGCCGCTGTCGCCGGTATTAAGGTAGACAACAAGGAAGTTGCCTTTGGCGATTTCCCAGCTGACCTCGCTGCCAAATTCCCTCAGAAGAAGGTTCCCGTTTTCGTTGGTCAAGACGGTTACTTGCTTTCTCAAGCCATTGCTATTGCACTTTATT ttgcttcttttgataaGACCGGTGTTCTCCTTGGTCAAGctgctgaagaaaaggcCAAGATCTTCCAATATGTCTCTTACTTCAACACCGAGTTTGCAAGTGCTGGACTTCCCTGGACTCTTGGCCGTTTGATTGGACCCTACAACGCTAATGTTGAGAAGCAAGCTCAAGCCTCTGTCGCTGCTGAATTGACTGTTTTGAACGAATTGCTTGCTGACAAGACCTACCTCGTTGGCTCTCGTCTCACTTTGGCTGATGTCTTTGCTGTCAACTCTTTGAGCTGTGTCATTCGTTTTGTTCTTACCAAGAGCGAATTAGCCAAGTACGCTCATGTCCAACGCTACTACAGCACCATGTACCACCAATGTGGTTTGGACAGCATCATTGGACCTCTCAGTTTTGTTGAGAAGATGCCCGAGATCCCTAAGCCCAAGGCTAAGGAAGAACCCAAGCCTAAAGAAGAACCCAAGAAGGAGCAAAAGCCCGCCGAAGCCGCCGCTCCCGCTCCTAAGCCTAAGCACCCTCTTGCTGCTCTCCCCAATGGTGAGTTGAACATTGAGGAATTCAAGCGTGTTTATACCAACCAAGACACCCGTACTGGCTCTCTTCCTTGGTTTTTTGAACACTTTGATCCCGAGAACTACTCTGTTTGGAAGATTGACTACGCCTACcctgaagatttgaagCAAGCCGTCTTTATGACTTGCAACTTAATTGGTggtttcttccaaagaCTTGAAGCTTCTCGTAAGTTCATCTTTGGCTGCTGCTTGGTCATTGGTGAGAACGGAGACAACACCATCACTGGTGCCTTCGTAATCAAGGGTCAAGATCACGTCCCTGCGTTTGAGGTTGCTCCTGACTGGGAATCTTACAGCTTCAGCAAGCTTGACGTTTCCAAGCCAGAGGACAAGGCCTTCATTGAAGACGCCTGGTCTTGGGACAAGCCTATGTTCGGCCGTGAAGTTGCCGATGGCAAGGTCTGCAAGTAA